The Paenibacillus sp. FSL R7-0204 genome includes a region encoding these proteins:
- a CDS encoding extracellular solute-binding protein: MKTGIKKISAVLCSTVLLAGVAAGCGESGKESKETAAPESSNAAKSPSDPPAKLTVEVFDRGVQGQPDLNNNFWTKYVNEHFGKPNNAIVEYVPVPRSQEVDKLNVLMAAGQAPDISFTYDGTLVTRFAKSDGLYTLDELLESHGQQLKAYLGENVLAYGKYNDKQVSIPGKRTLLAWNGMFIRKDWLDKLGMPLPTNRDELYNTLVAFRDKNPGNVNGVIPWATAAAGMNYTFGNLVQSFWGQMSEEEFVTTPNWLKPGNKDAYKWLNKLYNEKLISPDFALDKTTKQADADVTNGKVGFYAANWDYPMTQKIREPLKQNSPDAHYVPVDTFKNAEGKYLKEVYNENGIFSFIPKSSKNAELAVKYLNWMADPEVMFFLQFGEEGVHHTLKDGIPQGISQTGEKMQMSNLNMDYTMIVNGAELGDTEKNVKTYAAALASGDKQYEELAMESYKINTTDGYSSFYYGVPNESNIKYGKTLGDMNKQMIDRLIVAKESEFDALYDKLVKEYMDAGGKAVQEENVKNYREVTANKK, from the coding sequence GTGAAGACAGGCATTAAGAAAATATCGGCCGTTCTGTGCAGCACCGTGCTGCTGGCCGGCGTTGCAGCGGGCTGTGGCGAAAGTGGCAAAGAGAGCAAAGAGACAGCCGCGCCGGAGTCGTCTAATGCAGCAAAATCTCCTTCTGATCCTCCTGCAAAGCTGACGGTGGAGGTGTTCGACAGAGGGGTTCAGGGCCAGCCGGATCTGAATAATAATTTCTGGACGAAATATGTGAATGAGCATTTCGGCAAGCCGAATAACGCCATTGTGGAATATGTACCGGTTCCCCGGTCCCAGGAGGTTGATAAGCTGAACGTATTAATGGCTGCGGGCCAGGCTCCGGACATCTCGTTCACCTATGACGGGACACTGGTGACCCGCTTTGCCAAAAGTGACGGCCTCTACACGCTCGACGAGCTGCTGGAGAGCCACGGCCAGCAATTAAAGGCTTATCTCGGGGAGAACGTTCTCGCTTACGGCAAATATAACGACAAGCAGGTATCCATCCCGGGCAAGCGCACCCTGCTGGCCTGGAACGGGATGTTCATCCGTAAGGATTGGCTCGACAAGCTCGGGATGCCGCTTCCGACCAATAGAGATGAGTTATACAATACGCTGGTGGCCTTCCGCGACAAGAACCCGGGCAATGTGAACGGCGTCATTCCCTGGGCAACGGCGGCAGCCGGCATGAACTACACCTTCGGCAACCTCGTTCAATCCTTCTGGGGCCAGATGTCAGAGGAGGAATTCGTCACCACGCCGAACTGGCTGAAGCCGGGCAACAAAGATGCCTACAAATGGCTGAATAAGCTGTATAATGAGAAGCTGATCAGCCCCGATTTTGCCCTGGACAAAACCACCAAGCAGGCGGATGCCGATGTCACCAACGGCAAGGTCGGCTTCTATGCCGCCAACTGGGATTATCCGATGACCCAGAAAATCCGTGAACCACTGAAGCAAAACTCGCCGGATGCCCACTATGTTCCGGTGGATACCTTCAAAAATGCCGAAGGCAAATACCTCAAAGAGGTATATAATGAGAACGGAATCTTCTCCTTCATTCCCAAAAGCAGCAAAAACGCGGAGCTGGCGGTCAAATATCTGAACTGGATGGCGGACCCGGAGGTGATGTTCTTCCTGCAGTTCGGTGAAGAAGGCGTTCACCATACGCTGAAAGACGGCATTCCGCAAGGGATATCACAGACCGGCGAGAAAATGCAGATGAGTAATTTGAACATGGATTATACGATGATTGTTAACGGCGCTGAGCTGGGTGACACCGAAAAGAACGTCAAAACCTATGCCGCAGCCCTGGCCTCCGGGGATAAGCAATATGAGGAACTCGCTATGGAATCGTACAAAATTAACACAACAGACGGCTATTCATCCTTCTATTACGGGGTACCGAACGAATCCAACATCAAATACGGCAAGACGCTGGGCGATATGAACAAGCAGATGATTGACCGGTTGATCGTGGCCAAGGAGTCCGAATTCGACGCCTTGTACGATAAGCTGGTCAAAGAATACATGGATGCCGGCGGTAAAGCGGTTCAGGAAGAGAATGTGAAGAACTACAGGGAAGTCACAGCGAATAAGAAGTAA